A stretch of the Aegilops tauschii subsp. strangulata cultivar AL8/78 chromosome 4, Aet v6.0, whole genome shotgun sequence genome encodes the following:
- the LOC109778689 gene encoding uncharacterized protein — MVKTFNGVHHCSKKWQVRAFTAKYIADKYVEKIRASEKITLKGLAALVQEDCNMTIKRGKLGRARGLAFNIIYGDEIAQYNKLWDYANELRRSNSGSTFYLDLDEDGKFEKCYFSFDACKRGFLSACRPILFLDGCHLKTQYGGILLSAVGMDPNDCIIPIAHAVVQREDTKAWKWFLTALKKDLGIVRSALWTIMSDKQKGLIKAVGELFNGSPHRFCVRHLWQNFNKIFKGEALKNQLWKCARSSTEGKFRQNMNEMLVLNKEAHDWLEELDPPTWVRAFQNEFPKCDVLLNNNCEVFNKYILDAREMPIISMCQRIKGQLMGRNHSKLQEALKWPGTICPKIRKKLDKNVEFARTCYASPAGLGIFNVNDRGVDYGVDYQLRKCSCRRWDLSGIPCSHGVAALRYDNINPEDYVNSCYSIATYCKAYENIIMPCKDISEWSKMNGRTITPPPLVKQKGRRRKNRRKQPEEKQGKKGVKITRAGAIIHCGYCGVAGHNIGGCMDFKLGLKPKKKSERVRVRAEPDVSSSDEEEAPITQEQNQRTEGLIQEPLCVYQPEIITILTQEREASQREESQREAVRQGPLPNSVFIEEHIMSQPPVVPTTATKEGNVHRKREILALAKLRAAAEKREVADQLKFEAAMAKLKGEEDKIKLAAQKRKEELEAKKQATEEKKKAILEEKRLAAEEKRRAIEEKKRKAQEEKLQMAEKKRQMMDERKRNADLAKQKNAEEKRRIAQEKKCLQIHHTSRRRQLF; from the exons ATGGTGAAAACCTTCAATGGTGTGCATCATTGTAGCAAGAAGTGGCAAGTGAGGGCATTTACTGCCAAGTACATTGCTGACAAGTATGTGGAGAAAATAAGAGCTAGTGAGAAGATAACCTTGAAGGGATTGGCAGCACTTGTGCAAGAAGATTGTAACATGACAATTAAAAGGGGGAAACTAGGGAGGGCCAGAGGACTAGCTTTCAATATTATATATGGTGATGAAATAGCACAGTACAACAAGTTGTGGGACTATGCAAATGAGCTAAGGAGATCCAATTCAGGAAGTACATTTTATTTAGACCTTGATGAAGATGGTaagtttgagaaatgctacttttcctttgatgcttgcaagaggggctTCCTATCAGCTTGTAGGCCTATTCTTTTCCTCGATGGTTGTCATTTGAAGACACAATACGGAGGCATCCTACTTAGTGCAGTAGGAATGGATCCCAACGATTGCATAATTCCTATTGCACATGCGGTGGTTCAGAGAGAAGATACAAAGGCTTGGAAGTGGTTCTTGACAGCTTTAAAGAAAGATCTTGGTATTGTGAGAAGTGCTCTTTGGACTATCATGTCCGACAAGCAAAAA GGTCTAATAAAGGCAGTGGGAGAATTGTTCAATGGTTCCCCACATAGATTTTGTGTCAGACATCTTTGGCAGAATTTCAACAAAATTTTTAAAGGTGAGGCCCTCAAAAACCAACTCTGGAAATGTGCTAGAAGTAGTACTGAAGGGAAATTTAGACAGAATATGAATGAAATGTTGGTTCTAAACAAAGAGGCACATGATTGGCTAGAGGAGTTGGACCCTCCAACATGGGTTAGGgcatttcaaaatgaatttcctaaGTGTGATGTCTTGTTGAACAATAACTGTGAGGTGTTCAACAAGTACATATTGGATGCAAGAGAAATGCCCATAATCAGCATGTGCCAAAGGATTAAAGGACAGTTGATGGGAAGAAATCATAGCAAGCTACAAGAGGCCTTGAAGTGGCCCGGTACTATATGTCCAAAAATAAGGAAGAAATTGGACAAAAATGTGGAATTTGCTAGAACTTGCTATGCTTCACCAGCTGGATTGGGAATTTTTAATGTGAACGATAGAGGCGTAGACTACGGGGTTGATTACCAGTTGAGGAAGTGCAGCTGTAGGAGATGGGATTTGTCTGGCATTCCATGCAGCCATGGAGTAGCTGCTCTTAGATATGACAACATCAATCCAGAGGATTACGTCAACTCATGCTATTCTATTGCAACATATTGCAAGGCATATGAAAACATTATTATGCCATGCAAAGATATTAGTGAGTGGAGTAAAATGAATGGCAGAACTATCACACCACCACCATTGGTAAAGCAGAAAGGAAGAAGGAGGAAGAACAGGAGAAAACAACCAGAAGAGAAACAGGGGAAAAAAGGAGTAAAAATTACAAGGGCAGGAGCAATAATCCATTGCGGTTATTGTGGAGTTGCTGGCCATAACATTGGTGGGTGCATGGACTTCAAGTTAGGGTTAAAACCAAAGAAAAAGTCTGAAAGGGTTAGAGTCAGGGCAGAGCCTGACGTTTCCTCCTCAGATGAGGAAGAAGCACCTATAACCCAG GAACAGAATCAGCGGACAGAAGGTTTAATTCAAGAGCCACTATGTGTGTATCAACCTGAGATAATTACTATTTTAACACAGGAG AGAGAAGCAAGCCAGAGGGAAGAAAGCCAGAGGGAAGCAGTTCGTCAAGGTCCATTACCAAATTCCGTTTTCATAGAGGAGCACATCATGTCTCAGCCACCGGTTGTCCCTACTACTGCAACGAAGGAGGGCAACGTTCACAGGAAAAGAGAGATTCTAGCACTGGCAAAGTTAAGAGCTGCAGCTGAGAAAAGAGAAGTTGCAGACCAATTAAAGTTTGAAGCAGCTATGGCAAAGTTGAAAGGAGAAGAGGACAAAATTAAGCTTGCGGCTCAAAAGAGAAAGGAAGAGTTGGAAGCTAAGAAACAAGCAACTGAGGAAAAGAAAAAAGCTATACTAGAGGAGAAGAGACTTGCTGCAGAAGAAAAGAGAAGAGCTattgaggaaaaaaagagaaaggcccaagaGGAGAAACTTCAAATGGCAGAGAAGAAAAGGCAAATGATGGATGAGAGAAAAAGAAATGCCGATTTAGCAAAACAAAAAAATgccgaagagaagagaaggattgCACAGGAGAAAAAATGCTTGCAAATACATCACACCAGCAGGAGGAGGCAGCTTTTCTAA